In Polynucleobacter sp. es-EL-1, the following are encoded in one genomic region:
- the hisA gene encoding 1-(5-phosphoribosyl)-5-[(5-phosphoribosylamino)methylideneamino]imidazole-4-carboxamide isomerase produces MLLIPAIDLKDGHCVRLEQGDMDKATVFSEDPGAMAAHWISKGARRLHLVDLNGAFAGKLKNESAIKSILKAVGDEIPVQLGGGIRDLETIERLLDDGISTVIIGTAAVKSPGFVQDACTAFPGHIMVGLDARDGKVATDGWSKITGHEVVDLAKKFEDYGVEAIIYTDIGRDGMLKGVNMDATIKLAQSIRIPVIASGGLSSNHDIEALCAAEEEGVMGVIAGRSIYAGDLDLTAAQEYADALTLKFAKKNI; encoded by the coding sequence ATGCTGCTGATTCCCGCGATTGACTTAAAAGACGGCCACTGTGTTCGACTCGAACAAGGTGATATGGATAAGGCTACGGTCTTTTCTGAAGACCCTGGTGCAATGGCGGCGCATTGGATTAGTAAGGGGGCGCGTCGTCTGCATCTAGTAGATTTGAATGGCGCATTTGCTGGCAAGCTTAAAAATGAATCTGCGATTAAATCGATTCTCAAAGCAGTAGGCGATGAGATTCCGGTGCAGCTCGGTGGCGGTATTCGTGACTTAGAAACCATTGAACGCTTATTGGATGACGGTATAAGTACGGTGATTATTGGTACCGCCGCAGTGAAGAGTCCAGGTTTTGTACAAGATGCATGCACGGCTTTTCCTGGGCACATCATGGTGGGCTTAGATGCCCGCGATGGCAAAGTGGCTACGGATGGTTGGAGCAAAATCACCGGCCATGAAGTGGTAGATCTTGCCAAGAAATTTGAAGATTATGGTGTTGAGGCAATCATCTATACCGACATTGGGCGTGATGGCATGCTCAAGGGTGTCAATATGGATGCAACCATTAAGTTAGCACAATCTATTCGCATTCCAGTGATTGCTAGCGGCGGCTTATCAAGCAATCACGATATTGAGGCGCTTTGTGCTGCTGAGGAAGAAGGCGTTATGGGCGTCATTGCAGGCCGCTCTATTTATGCTGGTGATCTTGATTTGACTGCAGCTCAAGAGTATGCGGATGCGTTAACGCTCAAGTTCGCCAAGAAAAATATCTAG
- the hisF gene encoding imidazole glycerol phosphate synthase subunit HisF — protein sequence MLTKRIIPCLDVTAGRVVKGVNFVGLRDAGDPVEIAKRYDTQGADELTFLDITATSDGRDLILHIIEDVASQVFIPLTVGGGVRAVADVRRLLNAGADKVSMNSSAVANPDLVSDAAAYYGSQCIVVAIDAKKTTAGNWEVFTHGGRTATGMDVVSWASEVAQRGAGEILLTSMNRDGSKDGFDLELTAAVSDAVSVPVIASGGVGNLQHLVDGITKGHADAVLAASIFHYGEFTVVQAKEYMASQGIPVRI from the coding sequence GTGTTAACTAAACGAATCATTCCTTGCCTTGATGTTACGGCAGGGCGCGTTGTTAAGGGTGTGAACTTTGTTGGTCTGCGCGATGCTGGCGATCCAGTCGAGATTGCTAAGCGCTATGACACGCAAGGTGCTGATGAATTAACCTTTTTGGATATCACGGCGACTTCAGATGGTCGTGACTTGATATTGCACATCATTGAGGACGTTGCCTCCCAAGTGTTTATTCCCTTAACAGTCGGCGGCGGAGTCAGAGCGGTGGCTGATGTCCGGCGTTTACTCAATGCCGGTGCTGATAAGGTGAGCATGAATTCTTCCGCTGTTGCGAATCCGGATTTGGTTTCGGATGCGGCTGCGTACTATGGATCCCAATGTATTGTGGTGGCAATCGACGCCAAAAAAACTACTGCTGGTAATTGGGAAGTGTTCACTCATGGCGGCAGAACTGCTACCGGGATGGATGTCGTGAGCTGGGCCTCAGAAGTTGCTCAGCGCGGCGCCGGTGAAATATTACTCACGAGCATGAATCGTGATGGCAGTAAGGATGGATTTGATTTGGAACTCACTGCCGCAGTTAGTGACGCAGTGAGTGTTCCGGTAATTGCCTCTGGTGGCGTTGGTAACTTACAGCATTTAGTCGATGGTATTACCAAGGGTCATGCTGATGCAGTCCTGGCTGCCAGTATTTTTCACTATGGTGAATTTACGGTGGTCCAAGCGAAAGAATATATGGCTAGCCAAGGAATTCCTGTTCGGATTTAA
- a CDS encoding phosphoribosyl-ATP diphosphatase produces MTSPANKPANIDSALSHLANVVDQRRDAFKAGQADPKTSYTALLFSKGDDGILKKIGEEATEAVMAAKDARNANLAPEQQKLLIGEMADLWFHCLIALSQFGLRPEDVIAELERRLGTSGIEEKAARKAANQE; encoded by the coding sequence ATGACAAGTCCAGCAAATAAGCCTGCCAATATAGATTCCGCCTTAAGCCATTTGGCTAATGTGGTGGATCAGCGTCGCGATGCCTTTAAAGCTGGTCAAGCTGATCCCAAAACCTCCTATACGGCGCTCCTGTTTTCTAAGGGCGATGACGGGATTTTGAAGAAAATTGGCGAGGAGGCGACCGAAGCAGTAATGGCTGCCAAGGATGCTCGAAATGCCAATCTAGCGCCAGAACAGCAAAAACTCTTAATTGGAGAGATGGCTGACCTTTGGTTTCATTGCTTAATTGCCCTATCCCAGTTTGGTCTTCGCCCAGAAGACGTTATTGCTGAGTTAGAGCGTCGTCTTGGCACCTCAGGAATAGAGGAAAAGGCTGCCCGCAAGGCAGCTAATCAGGAGTAA
- a CDS encoding histidine triad nucleotide-binding protein, with translation MSHDPNCLFCKISQGSIPSQKVYEDEEIYAFKDINPAAPVHFLIIPKKHIPMLESADSSDAPLLGRMMELAPRLAKEQGCRPGKEGGFKLQVNNGADGGQEVYHLHLHVMGGPRPWKK, from the coding sequence ATGTCTCACGATCCAAATTGCCTGTTTTGTAAGATTTCTCAAGGGTCTATCCCGTCTCAAAAGGTCTATGAGGATGAAGAAATCTATGCTTTTAAGGATATAAACCCAGCTGCACCAGTGCATTTCTTGATCATTCCCAAAAAACATATCCCTATGCTGGAATCTGCTGATAGCAGTGATGCGCCATTGCTAGGTAGAATGATGGAGTTAGCACCACGTCTTGCCAAGGAACAAGGTTGTCGCCCAGGAAAAGAGGGTGGTTTTAAGTTACAGGTAAATAATGGTGCAGATGGAGGGCAAGAGGTTTATCACTTGCATTTGCATGTGATGGGCGGTCCGCGCCCCTGGAAAAAATAG
- the tatA gene encoding Sec-independent protein translocase subunit TatA, with product MGSFSIWHWLIVLVIVMLVFGTKKLRNIGTDLGGAVKGFKDGMKAPEAGEESKEQIAQTASAAADKTVDVHAKDVNK from the coding sequence ATGGGTTCATTTAGCATTTGGCATTGGTTGATTGTTTTGGTAATCGTGATGTTGGTATTCGGTACCAAAAAATTACGTAATATTGGTACTGACTTAGGTGGTGCCGTCAAAGGTTTCAAAGATGGCATGAAAGCACCTGAAGCTGGCGAAGAATCCAAAGAGCAGATTGCACAAACAGCATCAGCTGCTGCAGATAAGACTGTGGATGTGCATGCTAAAGATGTAAATAAGTAA
- the tatB gene encoding Sec-independent protein translocase protein TatB, giving the protein MIDLGVSKLALIAVVALVVVGPERLPKVARMAGNLFGRAQRYMADVKSEVSRQMEVEEFKKIREESMSAFKDVENSIQSTVQEAGTHLSDQADTNLDLYTRAPLDEKEVLSKSLRQGRKSWGVRRAARPIWYKRSTGMRTKVQSGAARMKRFHHSAGK; this is encoded by the coding sequence ATGATTGATCTTGGTGTATCTAAGCTTGCCCTGATTGCTGTTGTTGCACTCGTGGTTGTCGGGCCAGAGCGTTTACCAAAAGTTGCTCGTATGGCGGGCAACTTATTCGGTCGCGCTCAACGCTATATGGCTGATGTGAAATCAGAAGTCAGTCGCCAAATGGAAGTCGAAGAGTTCAAGAAGATTCGTGAAGAGAGCATGTCGGCATTCAAGGATGTCGAAAATAGTATTCAGTCGACTGTTCAAGAGGCCGGCACACACTTAAGTGATCAGGCTGATACGAATCTCGATTTATATACAAGAGCCCCCTTGGATGAAAAAGAAGTATTGAGTAAATCTTTACGTCAGGGTCGCAAGAGTTGGGGTGTACGGCGCGCGGCAAGACCTATTTGGTACAAGCGCTCAACGGGGATGCGTACCAAAGTGCAATCTGGCGCTGCACGCATGAAACGTTTTCATCACAGTGCCGGTAAGTAA
- the tatC gene encoding twin-arginine translocase subunit TatC: MTQNNSAGDSGLQESFLSHLYELRDRVIKSAIAIIIVFVSLVYWAPDIFHLFSQPLLQALPSGGKMIVTDVTGSFFVPMKVTMLVAFLIALPVVMYQLWAFIAPGLYQHERKLILPLVVSSYSLFICGMAFAYFLVFPTVFEFMASYNAPLGAEMSTDIDKYLGFAMNTFLAFGITFEVPVVVVVLVRMGMVSLAKLKEIRPYVIVGAFVVAAIVTPPDVLSQLLLAIPMILLYELGLLIARFYEPKPAADEATAGDTDPQATA, encoded by the coding sequence ATGACGCAAAATAATTCCGCCGGAGATTCAGGTTTACAAGAATCTTTCTTGTCTCATTTGTATGAGCTGCGTGATCGCGTCATTAAGTCAGCAATAGCCATCATCATTGTTTTTGTTAGCTTGGTGTATTGGGCACCCGATATTTTCCATTTGTTTTCGCAGCCCTTATTGCAAGCCCTGCCCTCTGGCGGCAAGATGATTGTTACGGATGTGACAGGCTCTTTCTTTGTTCCGATGAAAGTAACGATGTTGGTTGCTTTCTTAATTGCACTTCCAGTAGTGATGTATCAGTTATGGGCGTTTATCGCTCCAGGACTGTATCAACATGAGCGCAAATTAATCCTTCCTTTGGTTGTTAGTAGTTATAGCCTGTTTATTTGCGGTATGGCTTTTGCCTACTTCCTCGTCTTTCCAACCGTATTTGAGTTCATGGCTAGCTATAACGCACCTTTGGGTGCGGAGATGTCGACTGATATTGATAAATATCTTGGCTTTGCTATGAATACCTTCCTTGCTTTCGGTATTACTTTCGAGGTGCCAGTAGTCGTAGTTGTTCTGGTGCGCATGGGAATGGTTTCGCTGGCAAAACTTAAAGAGATTCGCCCCTATGTGATTGTGGGCGCCTTTGTGGTTGCTGCAATTGTCACGCCTCCAGATGTGCTCTCTCAGTTATTGCTCGCCATCCCGATGATTTTGCTTTATGAGTTAGGGCTGCTAATCGCTCGGTTTTATGAGCCTAAGCCAGCCGCGGATGAGGCAACTGCTGGTGATACTGATCCTCAGGCAACAGCCTGA
- a CDS encoding tetratricopeptide repeat protein codes for MASREFLKILQSARMGDVSAQQNLASAYLNGAFKTPVQPANALIWLEKSYLSLQNQIVSSFSSSDAEVYSDHVTAPEILEIFKQISIVPLEATLHSPAFNFGWDTFWKVARINVESSVGAQWQLAQMLLDPNKKELQSELETWLSKKDDGSDLVSLQKTAKEFLVGLAQSENPFTPSAKELLIQLQPKDEALSSLWNAWVSNQNEVALVQAAEMGLTIAKLTLGLRLAQFDGTTDSRAGKSNASLKKAAYWLELAAKDGDRDAWFALGEIYRRPQFSGYNAAESDRCFDRAADLGHAQAQFRRGANLWRKREKVEEKIRGLQASYWIWQAQQQGVTEAKELLGKILENTSDPKVNDWYALASYAEKAINHHTEYKLEKEWILLCHRLIIANQFNLSKAELLLCEVGELQHEHCVVVDIRHELPKILPRLIQIDTTQQRRALLAAGKAFAGSDLDQEGNLRQRRYRFDRVSEWLNATFAQDQAVA; via the coding sequence ATGGCAAGCCGTGAATTCTTAAAAATCCTCCAATCTGCCCGAATGGGTGATGTATCCGCACAACAAAATTTGGCTTCCGCTTATTTGAATGGGGCATTTAAAACCCCCGTTCAACCTGCTAACGCCTTGATTTGGCTAGAGAAATCATACTTATCTCTTCAAAATCAAATAGTTAGTTCATTTAGCTCAAGTGATGCTGAAGTTTATTCAGATCATGTCACCGCCCCGGAAATATTGGAGATTTTTAAACAAATTTCCATAGTTCCCTTGGAGGCAACCCTCCATTCACCAGCCTTTAATTTTGGCTGGGATACTTTTTGGAAAGTTGCCCGCATCAATGTTGAATCTAGCGTTGGGGCTCAATGGCAACTCGCGCAGATGTTGCTTGATCCCAATAAAAAAGAATTGCAATCTGAGCTTGAGACTTGGTTATCCAAAAAAGATGATGGTAGCGATTTGGTCTCGCTGCAAAAAACCGCTAAGGAGTTTTTAGTTGGGCTAGCTCAATCTGAAAATCCATTTACGCCCAGCGCAAAAGAACTACTGATTCAATTACAGCCAAAAGATGAGGCACTTTCTTCACTTTGGAATGCTTGGGTGTCCAATCAAAATGAAGTTGCTTTAGTGCAAGCGGCAGAAATGGGCCTGACGATTGCCAAACTCACCTTGGGATTAAGGCTCGCGCAGTTTGATGGCACTACCGATAGCCGTGCAGGCAAATCGAATGCCTCTTTAAAAAAAGCGGCTTACTGGTTAGAGTTAGCTGCAAAAGATGGCGATCGGGATGCCTGGTTTGCCCTTGGTGAGATCTACCGACGCCCACAGTTCTCAGGCTATAACGCCGCTGAGAGTGATCGCTGTTTTGATCGTGCAGCTGACTTGGGTCATGCCCAGGCTCAATTTAGACGGGGTGCTAATTTATGGCGTAAGCGTGAAAAAGTTGAAGAAAAGATTCGTGGACTACAAGCTTCTTATTGGATTTGGCAGGCTCAACAGCAAGGCGTGACAGAAGCGAAAGAATTGCTTGGGAAAATTTTAGAAAATACTTCAGATCCAAAAGTTAATGATTGGTATGCCTTAGCAAGCTATGCTGAGAAAGCAATAAACCATCATACAGAATACAAACTCGAAAAAGAGTGGATCCTACTTTGTCACCGACTTATCATCGCCAACCAATTTAACCTGAGCAAAGCTGAACTATTGTTATGTGAGGTTGGCGAGCTACAGCACGAACATTGTGTGGTGGTAGACATTCGTCATGAATTACCAAAAATCTTGCCTAGACTCATTCAGATTGATACGACCCAACAACGCCGAGCACTATTAGCAGCTGGTAAGGCATTTGCAGGAAGCGATTTAGATCAAGAGGGGAATTTAAGGCAGAGACGCTATCGTTTTGATCGCGTCTCTGAGTGGCTAAATGCCACCTTTGCACAAGATCAGGCTGTTGCCTGA
- a CDS encoding porin — MKKSLFAIAAVTAFAGAAQAQSSVTVYGIIDAGYIGGNVRSATSSGATTKGTYNTIGQSAESTSRLGFKGSEDLGGGMSAVFTFETGLQPDNATLSTFNTRQAFVGLNDKKMGMISIGTQYLPIHEAVAKTDAGQQNNMVGDLIYPIAPANNGNAGVGQFATNSNTDAYTIRASNTVRYMSPNIAGFVAKATYTANNQNTTVASSSSGGTNNQNGWALGVDYTWKKLLATANYQAMNSRQDGSATVYSPASYASNGAVTVTSSTLNKSAVWSGAAGGTNVRDNQFYIAATYDFGILKAYAQYINRKATDQFNSNNFVSRTAQQIGVRSFITPKIEAWASGGTGRFDSFGASTPTVNFTGYQLGSNYWLSKRTNLYAIFGSTQQSSSTLATQPSVGANNYAVGVRHTF, encoded by the coding sequence ATGAAAAAATCGCTATTCGCAATTGCAGCGGTAACAGCGTTTGCTGGTGCAGCTCAAGCTCAGTCATCAGTGACTGTATACGGTATTATCGATGCTGGTTATATCGGCGGTAATGTACGTAGTGCAACTTCTTCGGGTGCAACTACTAAAGGTACTTACAACACCATTGGTCAATCTGCTGAATCTACAAGCCGTTTAGGTTTCAAAGGTTCTGAAGATTTGGGCGGCGGTATGTCTGCAGTTTTCACATTTGAGACAGGCCTTCAGCCAGATAACGCAACATTGTCTACATTCAACACTCGTCAAGCGTTTGTTGGTTTAAATGACAAGAAAATGGGTATGATTTCTATCGGTACTCAGTACTTGCCAATTCATGAGGCTGTTGCTAAGACCGATGCTGGTCAGCAAAACAACATGGTTGGTGACTTGATCTACCCAATCGCTCCTGCAAATAACGGTAACGCTGGTGTTGGACAGTTTGCCACCAATAGCAATACAGATGCATACACAATCCGTGCATCAAACACAGTTCGTTACATGTCTCCTAACATAGCTGGTTTCGTTGCAAAGGCAACCTACACAGCTAATAACCAAAATACAACAGTTGCTAGCTCTTCAAGCGGCGGTACTAACAACCAAAACGGTTGGGCGCTTGGTGTTGACTACACATGGAAAAAACTCTTGGCAACGGCTAACTACCAAGCTATGAATTCACGTCAAGATGGTTCAGCAACTGTTTACTCTCCAGCATCTTATGCTTCTAACGGCGCTGTAACTGTTACTTCTTCTACATTGAACAAGTCAGCAGTTTGGTCTGGTGCAGCTGGTGGTACAAACGTTCGTGATAACCAATTCTATATTGCTGCTACATACGATTTTGGTATCTTGAAAGCATACGCACAGTACATTAACCGTAAGGCTACTGACCAGTTTAACAGCAACAACTTTGTGTCACGTACTGCTCAGCAGATCGGTGTTCGTAGTTTCATTACTCCAAAAATTGAAGCTTGGGCATCAGGTGGTACAGGTCGCTTCGATTCATTCGGTGCAAGCACTCCAACAGTTAACTTCACTGGTTACCAGTTGGGTTCAAACTACTGGTTGAGCAAGCGTACAAACTTGTATGCAATTTTTGGTTCAACACAGCAGTCTAGCTCTACATTGGCAACACAGCCAAGTGTTGGTGCTAACAACTACGCAGTTGGCGTACGTCACACTTTCTAA
- a CDS encoding tetratricopeptide repeat protein, which yields MNPKVQVLIGEAVSLFQNGLVNEAEFSLLQVLKIQKNNLPALEILGLIKASTGSHSEAIHYLKKAVQINANNASTQYNLAKVLSESSAHLASLPHHEKATKLAPENLDAWINYGKSLSAVGKIREAVLAFDKALLINPNKIEVILNKAIALRGLGLYADSISAFDIILNQQPGHYLALLNKGITLVHKKSYDEGIACLDEAIAISPQDASPLIYKGLALYERKLYQDALSVSLSAFNLEPNSPDILLNIGSIFNELKQYHEAIAYFDKAIELDPNYAEAYFNKGLALSEIKDYEHSLESYNKAFAINPNIEFLIGSRLRMKMELGDWSNIVNEISALALALSENKKVIAPFALMPLIDSPSLQLQAAKIWASTSNHIEELTNKPTIIGNDDNKIRLAYFSADFKNHPVAHLTSELFELHNRDKFEVYGISLEKANPDDSIRQRLMQAFDHFIELEDKSDQEIAKYCKELGIDIAIDLGGYTKSARPDIFKYRVAPIQVNYLGFPGSLGSSSFDYIIADKVVIPESAKNFYTEKVAYLPHSYMVDDSKRLPSDSIKSRSEFDLPEDAFIYCCFNNSYKFNKPMIESWSRILHQVNNSALWLSENTAPFRKNLISEFQKLGIESSRIIFAERLESISDHLARHRLADLFLDTLPFNAHTTAIDALKSGLPLLTTLGNSFPARVAGSLLTTLGMPELIAKDAIEYEDIAVELGNNLSKLDDLKLQLSSNIKTSPLFNTKLFTSNIEALYTHMHSIYRNNQPPDHI from the coding sequence ATGAATCCTAAAGTTCAAGTCCTCATCGGAGAGGCGGTAAGCCTCTTTCAAAATGGGCTAGTCAATGAAGCCGAATTTTCACTTCTTCAAGTGCTCAAAATTCAGAAAAATAACTTGCCCGCCCTAGAGATATTAGGCCTCATTAAAGCTTCAACAGGAAGTCATTCTGAAGCCATTCACTACCTCAAAAAGGCAGTGCAGATTAACGCAAATAACGCCTCCACTCAATACAATCTAGCGAAGGTTCTGAGCGAATCAAGTGCACACCTGGCATCGCTTCCTCATCATGAAAAAGCAACAAAGCTAGCCCCAGAAAACTTAGATGCGTGGATAAACTACGGCAAATCACTATCCGCCGTGGGTAAAATTAGAGAGGCTGTTCTAGCTTTTGATAAAGCTCTTTTAATTAACCCAAACAAAATTGAGGTAATTCTCAACAAAGCAATCGCCTTAAGAGGGCTTGGTTTATATGCTGACTCAATATCTGCGTTTGACATCATACTTAACCAACAACCTGGGCATTACCTCGCCCTGCTCAATAAGGGTATCACATTAGTTCATAAAAAATCTTACGACGAGGGGATAGCTTGTTTAGATGAAGCCATTGCCATTAGCCCTCAAGATGCTTCACCGCTAATTTATAAAGGGCTAGCTTTATATGAAAGAAAGTTATACCAAGATGCACTGTCTGTATCACTTTCTGCGTTTAACTTGGAGCCGAATTCGCCCGACATCTTGCTGAATATTGGCAGTATTTTTAATGAATTAAAGCAGTACCACGAAGCAATTGCTTACTTTGACAAGGCAATTGAATTAGATCCAAACTATGCTGAAGCCTATTTTAATAAGGGATTAGCGCTCTCTGAAATTAAAGACTATGAGCACTCCTTAGAGTCCTACAACAAAGCCTTTGCGATTAATCCAAATATTGAATTTTTGATCGGCTCAAGGTTGCGAATGAAAATGGAGCTGGGTGACTGGTCCAATATTGTTAATGAAATCTCGGCTCTAGCGCTTGCATTATCTGAAAATAAAAAAGTGATAGCCCCGTTTGCACTAATGCCTCTGATTGATTCTCCATCATTACAGCTACAAGCTGCAAAAATTTGGGCCTCAACAAGTAATCATATTGAAGAACTAACAAATAAACCGACGATCATTGGCAATGACGACAATAAAATTAGATTAGCGTATTTTTCTGCAGACTTTAAAAATCACCCCGTTGCGCACCTTACATCTGAACTCTTTGAGCTTCACAACAGGGATAAATTTGAGGTCTATGGCATTTCTCTTGAAAAGGCTAATCCAGATGACTCAATACGCCAGAGATTAATGCAAGCATTTGATCACTTCATTGAACTTGAGGATAAATCCGATCAAGAGATTGCCAAATATTGCAAAGAGTTGGGGATAGATATTGCGATTGATTTGGGCGGGTATACCAAATCTGCTAGGCCCGATATCTTTAAATATAGGGTCGCTCCAATACAAGTGAATTATCTCGGCTTTCCGGGTAGCCTTGGATCATCTTCGTTTGATTACATCATTGCCGACAAAGTAGTCATTCCTGAATCGGCAAAAAATTTCTATACTGAAAAAGTGGCTTACTTACCCCACAGCTATATGGTAGATGACTCAAAACGTCTACCGTCTGACAGCATCAAATCAAGAAGTGAGTTTGATCTACCGGAAGATGCCTTCATTTACTGCTGCTTTAATAATAGCTATAAATTTAATAAGCCAATGATTGAGAGCTGGTCGCGCATCTTGCACCAAGTCAACAATAGCGCGCTTTGGCTATCTGAAAATACTGCTCCGTTTAGAAAGAATTTGATTTCTGAGTTCCAAAAATTGGGCATTGAGTCATCTCGAATTATCTTTGCCGAGCGGCTTGAAAGTATCTCAGATCACTTGGCGAGACATCGTTTAGCTGACTTATTCCTTGACACCCTTCCATTTAATGCTCACACAACTGCTATTGACGCATTGAAATCTGGATTGCCCCTGCTTACCACTCTAGGTAATAGCTTTCCAGCAAGAGTTGCAGGAAGTCTTTTAACGACTCTAGGTATGCCTGAGCTCATTGCCAAGGATGCAATAGAGTATGAAGATATTGCTGTTGAACTTGGCAATAATCTAAGCAAATTAGATGATTTGAAGTTGCAACTATCCTCCAATATCAAAACCTCACCCCTATTCAATACAAAGTTATTTACTTCTAATATTGAAGCTTTATACACACACATGCATTCCATATACCGAAATAATCAACCTCCGGATCACATTTGA
- a CDS encoding Do family serine endopeptidase — MLHRLWLLFAQLVTVILAVWLVVATLKPSWLGGAQINSFVEKVSLRESLNDGRLSPGSYHEAVRDSMPAVVNIFTSKAVSSTKSKRNGNSNAPDPFFNFFFGEKPPKEDPRSNLGSGVLVSPEGIILTNHHVISDADEIDIALADGRKFKAQLIGSDPDTDIAVLKIEAKQLPNPITFGQIESVHVGDVVLAIGNPFGVGQTVTSGIVSALGRDHVGINTFENFIQTDAAINPGNSGGALIDTRGSLIGINTAIYSNNGGSMGIGFAIPVNLAKQVMESILTNGTVTRGWIGVEPQNITKDLAQSLNFPTSVSGVLIAGVLEGGPADRGGIKPGDVLIKINGQDIHDVRQLLNQVAQQKPGDEITIDILRKSKKFSQVVKVGKRPKPKF, encoded by the coding sequence ATGCTCCATCGACTTTGGCTCCTATTTGCACAACTAGTCACGGTTATATTGGCTGTATGGTTAGTTGTAGCAACCCTTAAGCCTAGCTGGCTTGGTGGAGCGCAAATCAATTCATTTGTAGAGAAAGTTTCCCTAAGAGAATCTCTTAATGATGGCAGGCTTAGCCCGGGGTCTTACCATGAAGCGGTTAGAGACTCGATGCCCGCAGTGGTCAATATATTCACCAGCAAAGCAGTGTCAAGCACCAAGTCAAAAAGGAATGGCAATTCAAATGCACCGGACCCATTCTTTAATTTCTTTTTTGGTGAAAAGCCGCCCAAGGAAGATCCACGATCCAACCTAGGCTCAGGCGTTCTTGTAAGTCCAGAAGGCATCATCCTAACTAACCATCATGTCATTAGTGATGCAGATGAAATTGATATTGCCCTAGCTGATGGTCGCAAGTTCAAAGCTCAACTGATTGGCAGCGATCCAGATACCGATATTGCCGTGCTAAAGATTGAAGCTAAACAGCTACCCAATCCCATTACCTTTGGTCAAATTGAATCCGTGCATGTGGGCGATGTTGTGCTTGCCATTGGTAATCCCTTCGGCGTTGGGCAAACCGTCACCTCAGGAATTGTTTCTGCATTAGGCAGAGATCATGTAGGCATCAATACTTTTGAAAACTTTATTCAAACTGATGCTGCAATTAACCCCGGCAATTCTGGAGGGGCGCTAATTGATACTCGAGGTAGTCTCATTGGCATTAATACTGCAATCTACTCTAATAATGGTGGATCGATGGGGATTGGTTTTGCTATCCCCGTCAATCTAGCAAAACAAGTTATGGAATCAATACTGACAAATGGCACTGTTACTCGTGGCTGGATTGGCGTTGAGCCCCAAAATATCACGAAGGATTTAGCTCAGTCTCTAAACTTTCCAACCAGCGTTTCTGGAGTGCTCATAGCAGGTGTGCTTGAAGGGGGTCCAGCAGATCGAGGGGGCATCAAACCCGGGGATGTACTAATAAAGATTAATGGGCAAGACATCCATGATGTTAGGCAACTCTTAAATCAAGTTGCCCAACAAAAACCAGGTGATGAAATAACAATTGATATTCTTCGTAAAAGCAAAAAATTTTCACAAGTGGTTAAGGTCGGAAAAAGACCGAAACCTAAATTCTAG
- the mscL gene encoding large conductance mechanosensitive channel protein MscL, whose protein sequence is MSVLKEFRDFAVKGNVIDLAVGVIIGGAFGKIVDSLVNDIVMPVISTLLGGHIDFSNLFLVLGSVPEGVPRTFDALKKAGVPLFAYGNFITISINFILLAFVIFQMVKIVNRVRAMDAPPAPPTPEDIVLLREIRDSLKK, encoded by the coding sequence ATGTCAGTTTTAAAGGAATTTCGGGACTTTGCCGTCAAAGGAAATGTGATTGATTTAGCGGTTGGCGTGATCATTGGCGGGGCTTTTGGGAAAATCGTCGATTCTCTAGTCAATGACATTGTGATGCCCGTTATTTCGACCCTTTTAGGGGGTCATATTGACTTTAGTAACCTATTTTTAGTGCTTGGCAGCGTTCCAGAGGGTGTTCCAAGGACCTTTGATGCCCTAAAAAAGGCTGGGGTCCCCCTCTTTGCCTACGGCAACTTCATCACCATTTCAATTAATTTCATCCTTTTGGCTTTTGTGATCTTTCAAATGGTCAAAATCGTGAACCGAGTCAGAGCCATGGATGCGCCACCAGCACCCCCAACCCCAGAAGATATTGTCCTCTTACGGGAAATTCGTGACAGCCTCAAGAAGTAA